The following proteins come from a genomic window of Lycium ferocissimum isolate CSIRO_LF1 chromosome 4, AGI_CSIRO_Lferr_CH_V1, whole genome shotgun sequence:
- the LOC132054630 gene encoding kunitz trypsin inhibitor 5-like: MYLNFNEEKMNTLLLLLSLSIIPFTLCVPNPSRLLAGSSPSPVLDINGDKVQAGPNYFILPVIRGRGGGLYPSNVKQNNTCPRDIIQEAAEVQEGLPVVFTRVDAKKGAVSLSTDLNVRFFTPTICARETIWKLGPYDEELKQYFVVTGGVEGNPGPQTVSNWFKIEKFKKDYKFVFCPSVCNFRKVICKNVGIFSKDGVRFLALSDTPFRVMFKKTF; the protein is encoded by the coding sequence ATGTATCTCAATTTTAACGAAGAAAAAATGAACACCCTTTTGCTACTCCTGTCACTTTCAATTATCCCTTTCACATTGTGTGTACCCAACCCCTCAAGACTCTTAGCAGGTTCATCACCATCTCCAGTTCTTGACATCAATGGCGACAAAGTCCAAGCGGGTCCCAACTATTTCATCTTACCAGTGATCCGAGGAAGAGGAGGCGGGCTATACCCATCCAACGTTAAACAAAACAACACTTGTCCTAGAGACATTATTCAAGAGGCCGCCGAGGTCCAAGAAGGATTGCCTGTGGTCTTTACACGTGTCGACGCGAAAAAAGGCGCTGTTAGTTTGTCCACTGATCTAAATGTCAGGTTTTTCACTCCAACTATTTGTGCTAGAGAAACTATTTGGAAACTTGGGCCTTATGATGAAGAGTTGAAGCAGTACTTTGTGGTGACTGGTGGAGTTGAAGGGAACCCGGGTCCACAAACTGTGAGCAATTGGTTCAAGATTGAGAAATTTAAGAAGGATTATAAGTTTGTGTTCTGTCCAAGTGTGTGCAATTTTCGTAAAGTTATTTGCAAAAATGTTGGGATTTTCAGCAAGGATGGAGTCAGGTTTTTGGCTCTCAGTGACACTCCATTTAGAGTCATGTTCAAGAAGACTTTCTGA
- the LOC132052503 gene encoding kunitz trypsin inhibitor 5-like isoform X1, with protein MNPLLLLLSLSIIPFILAGSSPSPVLDIKGDKVQAGPNYFVLAVIRGNGGGLTPFNVKQNNTCPRDIMQWNDDVQEGLPVVFTRLDAKKDVVGLSTDLNVRFFTPTICARETIWKLGPYDDKLKQYFVVTGGVEGNPGPQTLSSWFKIEKFEKDYKFVFCPSVCKVCKVICKDVGIFRTKDGVRLLALSDTPHGVMFKKTF; from the coding sequence ATGAACCCCCTTTTGCTACTACTCTCACTTTCAATTATCCCATTTATCTTAGCAGGTTCATCACCATCTCCAGTTCTTGATATCAAGGGCGACAAAGTCCAAGCGGGTCCCAACTATTTCGTGTTAGCAGTGATCCGCGGAAATGGCGGCGGGCTTACCCCATTCAACGTTAAACAAAACAATACTTGTCCTAGGGACATCATGCAATGGAACGATGATGTTCAAGAAGGCTTGCCTGTGGTTTTTACACGTCTGGATGCCAAAAAAGACGTTGTTGGTCTATCCACTGATCTTAATGTCAGGTTTTTCACTCCAACTATTTGTGCCAGAGAGACAATTTGGAAACTTGGTCCCTATGATGACAAGTTGAAGCAGTACTTTGTGGTGACTGGTGGAGTTGAAGGGAACCCCGGTCCACAAACTTTGAGCAGTTGGTTCAAGATTGAGAAATTTGAGAAGGATTATAAGTTTGTGTTCTGTCCAAGTGTGTGCAAAGTTTGTAAAGTTATTTGCAAAGATGTTGGCATATTCAGAACTAAGGATGGAGTCAGGCTTTTGGCTCTGAGTGACACTCCACATGGGGTCATGTTCAAGAAGACTTTCTGA
- the LOC132052503 gene encoding kunitz trypsin inhibitor 5-like isoform X2, protein MNPLLLLLSLSIIPFILAGSSPSPVLDIKGDKVQAGPNYFVLAVIRGNGGGLTPFNVKQNNTCPRDIMQWNDDVQEGLPVVFTRLDAKKDVVGLSTDLNVRFFTPTICARETIWKLGPYDDKLKQYFVVTGGVEGNPGPQTLSSWFKIEKFEKDYKFVFCPSVCKICKVICKDVGIFTKDGVRFLALSDTPFRVMFKKIF, encoded by the exons ATGAACCCCCTTTTGCTACTACTCTCACTTTCAATTATCCCATTTATCTTAGCAGGTTCATCACCATCTCCAGTTCTTGATATCAAGGGCGACAAAGTCCAAGCGGGTCCCAACTATTTCGTGTTAGCAGTGATCCGCGGAAATGGCGGCGGGCTTACCCCATTCAACGTTAAACAAAACAATACTTGTCCTAGGGACATCATGCAATGGAACGATGATGTTCAAGAAGGCTTGCCTGTGGTTTTTACACGTCTGGATGCCAAAAAAGACGTTGTTGGTCTATCCACTGATCTTAATGTCAGGTTTTTCACTCCAACTATTTGTGCCAGAGAGACAATTTGGAAACTTGGTCCCTATGATGACAAGTTGAAGCAGTACTTTGTGGTGACTGGTGGAGTTGAAGGGAACCCCGGTCCACAAACTTTGAGCAGTTGGTTCAAGATTGAGAAATTTGAGAAGGATTATAAGTTTGTGTTCTGTCCAAGTGTGTGCAAA ATTTGTAAAGTTATTTGCAAAGATGTTGGGATTTTCACTAAGGATGGGGTCAGGTTTTTGGCTCTCAGTGACACTCCATTCAGGGTTATGTTCAAGAAGATCTTCTGA
- the LOC132052504 gene encoding kunitz trypsin inhibitor 5-like — translation MNPLLLLLSLSIIPFILAGSSPSPVLDINGDKVQAGPNYFILPVIRGRGGGLTPYNVKQNNTCPRDIMQWNYNDEPGLPVVFTRLDAKKGVVRLSTDLNVRFYTPTICARETIWKLGPYDDKLKQYFVVTGGVEGNPGQQTLSSWFKIEKFKKDYKFVFCPSVCKICKVICKDVGIFRTKDGVRLLALSDTPHRVMFKKTF, via the coding sequence ATGAACCCCCTTTTGCTACTACTCTCACTTTCAATTATCCCATTTATCTTAGCAGGTTCATCACCATCTCCAGTTCTTGACATCAATGGCGACAAAGTCCAAGCAGGTCCTAACTACTTCATTTTACCAGTGATCCGAGGAAGAGGAGGCGGGCTTACCCCATACAACGTTAAACAAAACAATACTTGTCCTAGGGACATCATGCAATGGAACTATAATGACGAACCAGGGCTGCCTGTGGTTTTTACTCGTCTGGACGCCAAAAAAGGTGTTGTTCGTTTATCAACTGATCTTAACGTCAGGTTTTATACTCCAACTATTTGTGCTAGAGAAACTATTTGGAAACTTGGGCCTTATGATGACAAGTTGAAGCAGTACTTTGTGGTGACTGGTGGAGTTGAAGGTAATCCGGGTCAACAAACTTTGAGCAGTTGGTTCAAGATtgagaaatttaagaaagattACAAGTTCGTGTTCTGCCCAAGTGTATGCAAAATTTGTAAAGTTATTTGCAAAGATGTTGGCATATTCAGGACTAAGGATGGAGTCAGGCTTTTGGCTCTGAGTGACACTCCACACAGGGTCATGTTCAAGAAGACTTTCTGA
- the LOC132052506 gene encoding 18S rRNA (guanine-N(7))-methyltransferase RID2, translating into MSRPELLAPPEIFYNDDEARKYTSSSRIIDIQTQLSERALELLALPDDGVPRLLLDIGCGSGLSGETLTEHGHQWLGLDISESMLDIALEREVEGDVILADMGQGLGIRPGILDGAISISAVQWLCNADKSCHEPRIRLKAFFSSLYRCLGRGARAVLQIYPENIAQRELMLGFAMRAGFAGGIVVDYPHSSKRRKEYLVLTCGPPSLSTTTPQGKGEDGESCSDEDSSEDEESQTVCISDRRRPRKKQKVNKKGKGRDWVLKKKEQMRRKGNAVPPDSKYTARKRKDRF; encoded by the exons ATGTCAAGACCAGAACTCCTAGCACCACCAGAAATTTTCTACAACGATGATGAAGCTCGAAAATATACTTCATCTTCTCGAATTATCGACATACAG ACACAACTTTCGGAGAGAGCATTGGAGCTTCTTGCTTTGCCAGATGATGGTGTCCCAAGATTACTTCTTGATATTG gttGCGGATCAGGTCTAAGTGGGGAAACACTCACTGAGCATGGACACCAGTGGCTTGGTTTGGATATATCAGAGTCAATGCTTG ACATTGCATTGGAGCGTGAGGTTGAGGGTGATGTGATTCTGGCTGACATGGGTCAG GGCTTAGGGATTCGACCTGGTATTCTGGATGGTGCCATCAGTATCTCAGCTGTgcag TGGTTGTGCAATGCTGACAAATCTTGTCATGAACCTCGGATAAGATTGAA GGCTTTCTTCAGTTCCTTGTATAGATGTTTGGGAAGGGGAGCAAGAGCAGTACTCCAGATCTATCCTGAAAATATTGCTCAGAGGGAGCTGATGCTGGGTTTTGCCATGCGAGCTGGATTTGCTGGAGGCATAGTTGTTGACTACCCACACAG TTCTAAAAGGAGGAAAGAATACTTAGTTCTCACTTGTGGTCCGCCGTCTCTCAGCACCACCACTCCCCAAGGAAAGGGTGAAGATGGAGAGAGTTGTTCTGATGAAGACAGTAGTGAGGATGAAGAAAGCCAAACA GTTTGCATATCTGACAGGCGTAGACCTAGAAAAAAGCAAAAAGTGAACAAGAAAGGCAAAGGAAGGGATTGGGTTCTGAAGAAGA